Proteins from a single region of Pseudomonas fulva:
- a CDS encoding PqiB family protein: MNDLPTARTRPASNWSAIWVLPLIALLIGGWLAWRAYSEAGIQIQVVFASGEGIEAGKTEVVFKGMSVGKVTSLTLDKSDKQRGVIATLEMNKDIEHQLRTGTRFWLVKPSVSLAGITGLETLVSGNYIAFSPGTGEPAYDFQALAQAPPLSDEQPGLHLTLKAERLGSLNRDSPVFFKQIQVGRVKDYELAADQTSVEVKVFIEPAYAHLVRKHTRFWNASGISVDANFSGVKFRSESLASIVAGGIAFATPEHRKDSPPTDPSKPFRLYEDFDAAQAGIKAVVKLTDFEGLQAGRTPVMYKGIQAGLLKTLKVDPDLKSATAELAMDPLAEDYLVEGSQFWVVKPSISLAGITGLEALVKGNYIAIRPGELGGPPRRDFVARAKAPPLDLGAEGLHLVLFGDTLGSVDVGSPILYRQMKVGSVQSFQLSRDNKQVVLGVHIEPEYAGLVNRTTRFWNVSGITLKGGLSGIEVKSESLQTLMSGGIAFETDDLKAPAEAKRVQRFDLYADREASLKSGDALSIRVERGDGLSPGTEIRYKGLQVGKIERVELTGDLQAVMLHGRITTAAQQVLRPGSRFWVVKPEIGLTGASNLDTLIGGQYIEVQPSNQGSGRQTDFVALKQAPEQAVEEAGLRLVLSTPRRGSLKTGSPVSYREVQVGKVTGYELGATADRVLIHILIEPRYAGLVHTGSRFWNSSGFGVDFGLFKGVQVRTESVETLVAGGVAFATPEPTGNAARPGQTFALFDEAQPEWLQWAPKIALPK, encoded by the coding sequence ATGAATGATCTGCCCACCGCCAGGACGCGTCCGGCCTCCAACTGGTCCGCGATATGGGTATTGCCGCTGATCGCGCTGCTGATCGGTGGCTGGCTGGCCTGGCGTGCCTACAGCGAAGCCGGCATCCAGATCCAGGTGGTGTTCGCCAGCGGCGAAGGTATCGAGGCCGGCAAGACCGAGGTGGTCTTCAAGGGCATGTCGGTGGGCAAGGTCACCAGCCTGACGCTGGACAAGAGCGACAAGCAGCGCGGGGTGATCGCCACCCTGGAGATGAACAAGGACATCGAGCATCAGCTGCGCACCGGCACCCGTTTCTGGCTGGTCAAACCCAGCGTGAGCCTGGCCGGTATCACCGGCCTGGAAACCCTGGTGTCCGGTAACTACATCGCCTTCAGCCCGGGCACCGGTGAGCCGGCCTACGACTTCCAGGCCCTGGCCCAGGCCCCGCCGCTTTCCGATGAACAGCCTGGCCTGCACCTGACCCTCAAGGCTGAGCGGCTGGGCTCGCTGAACCGTGACAGCCCGGTGTTCTTCAAGCAGATCCAGGTGGGCCGGGTGAAGGATTACGAGCTGGCTGCCGATCAGACGTCGGTAGAGGTGAAGGTGTTCATCGAGCCGGCCTATGCCCACCTGGTGCGCAAGCACACGCGTTTCTGGAACGCCAGCGGCATCAGTGTCGACGCCAACTTCTCGGGGGTGAAATTTCGCAGCGAATCCCTGGCCAGCATCGTCGCCGGCGGTATCGCCTTCGCCACGCCGGAGCATCGCAAGGACAGCCCGCCGACCGACCCCAGCAAACCCTTCCGTTTGTACGAGGACTTCGACGCTGCCCAGGCCGGTATCAAGGCGGTGGTCAAGCTCACCGATTTCGAGGGCCTCCAGGCCGGCCGCACGCCCGTGATGTACAAGGGCATCCAGGCGGGTCTGTTGAAGACCCTCAAGGTCGATCCGGATCTGAAGAGCGCCACCGCCGAGCTGGCCATGGACCCGCTGGCCGAGGATTACCTGGTCGAAGGCAGTCAGTTCTGGGTGGTCAAGCCGTCGATTTCCCTGGCCGGCATCACCGGGCTGGAGGCGTTGGTCAAGGGCAACTACATCGCCATTCGCCCGGGCGAACTGGGTGGGCCACCACGCCGCGATTTCGTCGCCCGTGCCAAGGCACCGCCGCTGGATCTCGGTGCCGAGGGCCTGCACCTGGTGCTGTTCGGCGACACCCTGGGGTCGGTCGACGTGGGCAGCCCGATTCTCTACCGGCAGATGAAGGTCGGTTCGGTGCAGAGCTTCCAGCTTTCGCGCGACAACAAGCAGGTGGTACTGGGCGTGCACATCGAGCCCGAGTATGCCGGGCTGGTAAACCGTACCACGCGTTTCTGGAATGTCAGCGGCATCACCCTCAAGGGCGGGTTGTCCGGCATCGAGGTGAAGAGCGAGTCGCTGCAGACCCTGATGTCCGGTGGCATCGCCTTCGAGACCGATGACCTCAAGGCGCCCGCCGAGGCCAAGCGTGTGCAGCGCTTCGACCTCTATGCCGATCGCGAAGCCTCGTTGAAAAGCGGCGATGCGCTGAGCATCCGCGTGGAGCGCGGCGATGGTCTGTCGCCAGGCACCGAGATTCGCTACAAGGGCCTGCAGGTCGGCAAGATCGAGCGGGTCGAGCTGACTGGCGACCTGCAGGCGGTGATGCTGCATGGGCGCATCACCACCGCGGCGCAGCAGGTGCTGCGCCCTGGTTCGCGCTTCTGGGTGGTCAAGCCCGAGATCGGCCTGACCGGCGCCTCCAACCTGGATACCCTGATTGGCGGGCAGTACATCGAGGTGCAGCCGTCGAATCAGGGCAGCGGCCGGCAGACCGATTTCGTGGCGCTCAAGCAGGCGCCCGAGCAGGCGGTCGAGGAAGCGGGCTTGCGTCTGGTACTCAGTACGCCACGGCGCGGCTCGCTGAAGACCGGCTCGCCGGTGAGTTACCGCGAGGTGCAGGTCGGCAAGGTCACCGGCTACGAGCTGGGCGCCACGGCCGACCGGGTGTTGATCCATATCCTGATCGAGCCCCGTTATGCCGGGCTGGTGCACACCGGCAGCCGCTTCTGGAACAGCTCCGGGTTCGGCGTCGATTTCGGCTTGTTCAAGGGCGTACAGGTGCGCACCGAGTCGGTGGAAACCCTGGTCGCGGGCGGCGTGGCCTTCGCCACACCCGAGCCGACCGGCAATGCGGCACGACCCGGCCAGACCTTTGCGCTGTTCGATGAGGCGCAGCCGGAGTGGTTGCAATGGGCGCCGAAAATCGCTTTGCCCAAGTGA
- the ilvN gene encoding acetolactate synthase small subunit, producing the protein MRHIISLLLENEPGALSRVVGLFSQRNYNIESLTVAPTEDPTLSRLTLTTIGHDDTIEQITKNLNKLIEVVKLVDLSENAHIERELMLVKVKATGAQRAEVKRTTDIFRGQIVDVTPSVYTIQLAGTSDKLDSFIQAIGTALILETVRSGVTGIARGDKVLSI; encoded by the coding sequence ATGCGTCATATCATTTCCCTGCTGCTGGAAAACGAACCGGGAGCCCTGTCGCGTGTCGTCGGCCTGTTCTCCCAGCGCAACTACAACATCGAAAGCCTGACCGTGGCGCCGACCGAAGACCCGACCCTGTCGCGTCTGACGCTGACCACCATCGGGCATGACGATACCATCGAGCAGATCACCAAGAACCTCAACAAGCTGATCGAGGTGGTCAAGCTGGTGGATCTGTCGGAGAACGCCCACATCGAGCGCGAGCTGATGCTGGTCAAGGTCAAGGCCACCGGCGCCCAGCGCGCCGAGGTCAAGCGCACCACCGACATCTTCCGTGGGCAGATCGTCGACGTGACGCCGAGCGTGTACACCATCCAGCTGGCCGGTACCAGCGACAAGCTGGACAGCTTCATCCAGGCCATCGGCACCGCGCTGATTCTGGAGACCGTACGCAGCGGTGTCACCGGTATCGCCCGCGGCGACAAGGTGCTGAGCATCTGA
- the ilvY gene encoding HTH-type transcriptional activator IlvY — MDSHALSLFLCLADNLHFGKTSREQHVSPSALSRSIKQLEDEVGAPLFVRDNRSVRLTREGQRFREYASDVMNGWQAIRQTFKQDQLILHGELSLYCSVTASYSFLYEILSSFRQDYPRIEMKLHTGDPAKAVERVQQGLEDLAIGARPDNLPAGVEFQSITRSALRFIGPQSPQLLGEEQLKNPGADTWQDVPLILSEEGLARTRTDRWLKHHNIKPRIYAQVSGNEAIVSMVSLGFGIGVVPQIVLDNSPLAARIRLYDIQPPLTDYDIGLFALHKRLKDPLIAAFWNRQ; from the coding sequence ATGGACAGCCACGCTCTCAGCCTCTTTCTCTGCCTCGCCGACAACCTGCATTTCGGCAAGACCAGCCGCGAGCAGCACGTCAGCCCATCCGCGCTGAGCCGCAGCATCAAGCAGCTCGAGGATGAAGTCGGCGCGCCGCTGTTCGTGCGCGACAACCGCTCGGTGCGCCTGACCCGCGAGGGTCAGCGGTTTCGCGAATACGCCAGTGACGTCATGAACGGCTGGCAGGCCATCCGCCAGACCTTCAAACAGGATCAATTGATTCTGCACGGCGAGCTGTCGCTGTATTGCTCGGTGACGGCGAGCTACAGCTTTCTCTACGAGATTCTCAGCAGCTTCCGCCAGGACTACCCGCGCATCGAAATGAAGCTGCACACCGGCGACCCGGCCAAGGCCGTCGAGCGGGTGCAGCAGGGATTGGAAGACCTGGCCATTGGCGCACGCCCGGACAATTTGCCCGCCGGTGTGGAGTTCCAGTCGATCACCCGCTCGGCGCTGCGCTTTATCGGCCCGCAATCGCCGCAGTTGCTCGGCGAGGAACAGCTGAAGAATCCCGGTGCCGACACCTGGCAGGACGTGCCGCTGATTCTCTCCGAGGAGGGCCTGGCGCGAACCCGCACCGATCGCTGGCTGAAGCACCACAACATCAAGCCGCGCATCTACGCCCAGGTCAGTGGCAACGAGGCCATCGTCAGCATGGTCAGCCTGGGCTTCGGCATCGGCGTGGTGCCACAGATAGTGCTGGACAACAGCCCGCTGGCCGCACGCATCCGCCTCTACGATATCCAGCCGCCGCTGACCGACTACGACATTGGCCTGTTCGCCCTGCACAAGCGCCTCAAGGATCCGCTGATCGCCGCCTTCTGGAACCGCCAGTAG
- the msrQ gene encoding protein-methionine-sulfoxide reductase heme-binding subunit MsrQ — MRHPFWRFGVFLLVAVWPLYWLYQAWSFALGPDPGKVLVERLGLGALILLLITLGMTPLHKLSGWSGWIAVRRQLGLWCFAYGVLHLAAYAVFVLGLDWSQLAVELRKRPYIIVGAIAFLGLLLLAVTSNRYSQRRLGKSWKKLHRLIYLILPLALLHMLWIVRADLEEWTIYALIGAVLLLLRIPLLMRRIPRIVGPGQKVQPK; from the coding sequence ATGCGGCATCCGTTCTGGCGTTTTGGCGTTTTCCTGCTTGTCGCGGTATGGCCGTTGTACTGGTTGTACCAGGCCTGGTCCTTCGCACTGGGGCCGGATCCCGGCAAGGTATTGGTCGAGCGGCTGGGCCTGGGCGCGCTCATCCTTCTGCTGATTACCCTGGGCATGACGCCGCTGCACAAGCTCAGCGGTTGGTCGGGCTGGATAGCCGTGCGCCGCCAGCTCGGCCTGTGGTGTTTTGCCTACGGGGTTCTGCACCTGGCCGCGTATGCCGTTTTCGTTCTCGGGCTGGACTGGTCGCAGCTGGCCGTCGAGCTGCGCAAGCGTCCGTACATTATCGTCGGCGCCATCGCGTTTTTGGGTTTGCTGCTGCTGGCCGTGACGTCCAATCGATATAGCCAGCGCCGCCTGGGCAAATCCTGGAAGAAACTGCATCGCCTCATCTACCTGATCCTGCCGCTCGCCTTGCTGCACATGCTGTGGATCGTCAGGGCGGATCTGGAAGAGTGGACAATCTATGCGTTGATTGGCGCGGTGCTGTTATTGCTGCGTATCCCGCTTCTGATGCGCAGGATCCCGCGGATAGTCGGGCCTGGGCAGAAAGTTCAGCCAAAATGA
- a CDS encoding paraquat-inducible protein A: MRAIDAGLIICHECHQLNRQQPDLKRQFCTRCGGRIHERRPNSLARTWALLITAAILYIPANVLPIMTVNSFGKGAPDTIMSGVITLVDNGMLPIAIVVFVASILVPTFKLVGIGLLLYSVQRHQPMSARQRILMYRFIEWIGRWSMLDIFVIAILVAVVRFGSLASVEPGVGAVAFASVVILTMLAALTFDPRLIWDNTESDDDHE, from the coding sequence GTGCGCGCCATTGATGCCGGCCTGATCATCTGCCACGAGTGCCACCAGCTCAACCGCCAGCAGCCCGACTTGAAGCGACAGTTCTGTACGCGTTGTGGTGGGCGTATCCACGAGCGCCGGCCCAACAGCCTGGCACGTACCTGGGCGCTGCTGATCACCGCAGCGATTCTCTATATTCCTGCGAACGTGCTGCCGATCATGACGGTCAATTCCTTCGGCAAAGGGGCGCCCGACACCATCATGTCCGGCGTCATCACGCTGGTCGACAATGGCATGCTGCCGATCGCCATCGTGGTGTTCGTCGCCAGCATTCTTGTGCCGACCTTCAAGCTGGTGGGCATCGGTCTTCTGCTGTATTCGGTGCAGCGCCACCAGCCGATGTCGGCCAGGCAACGTATCTTGATGTACCGCTTCATCGAATGGATCGGACGCTGGTCCATGCTGGATATCTTCGTCATCGCCATTCTCGTGGCGGTGGTGCGGTTCGGCAGCCTGGCCAGCGTCGAGCCGGGTGTGGGAGCGGTGGCCTTCGCCAGTGTGGTGATCCTCACCATGCTGGCAGCACTGACCTTCGACCCACGGTTGATTTGGGATAACACGGAATCGGATGACGACCATGAATGA
- the msrP gene encoding protein-methionine-sulfoxide reductase catalytic subunit MsrP produces the protein MLIKLRQSSECTESDVTPESIYLSRRTFMSAAAAGMALSSVPAWAQSAAGERYADVEPGKAPAWLAERIGATKWNAVTVNDEAITPFHDATHYNNFYEFGADKSDPAANAGSLKTEPWSVVIDGEVGKPGRYALEDFLKPYQLEERIYRLRCVEAWSMVIPWIGFPISALLDKVEPTSAAKHIRFETLKDPESMPGQRSSFGLIDWPYVEGLRLDEAMHPLAILAVGMYGRELPNQNGAPLRLVVPWKYGFKSIKSIVRISLVSEQPQTTWQNIAAQEYGFYANVNPTVDHPRWSQARERRLPSGLFSPNVRETQMFNGYADEVASLYSNLDLRKNY, from the coding sequence ATGCTGATCAAGCTGCGTCAGTCGTCCGAATGCACCGAATCGGATGTCACCCCCGAATCCATTTATCTCTCCCGTCGCACCTTCATGTCGGCTGCCGCAGCCGGGATGGCGCTGAGCAGTGTGCCAGCCTGGGCGCAATCTGCTGCTGGCGAGCGCTATGCCGACGTCGAGCCTGGCAAGGCGCCGGCCTGGCTGGCTGAGCGCATTGGCGCCACCAAATGGAATGCGGTCACCGTCAATGACGAGGCGATCACGCCGTTCCATGACGCCACCCACTACAACAACTTCTATGAGTTCGGTGCCGACAAATCCGATCCTGCCGCGAACGCAGGCAGCCTGAAGACCGAGCCCTGGTCGGTGGTGATCGACGGCGAAGTCGGCAAGCCGGGGCGCTATGCGCTGGAGGACTTTCTCAAGCCCTACCAGTTGGAAGAACGCATCTACCGATTGCGCTGCGTCGAGGCCTGGTCGATGGTGATCCCCTGGATCGGCTTTCCCATCTCGGCCCTGCTCGATAAGGTGGAGCCGACCTCGGCGGCCAAGCACATCCGTTTCGAAACCCTCAAGGATCCCGAGAGCATGCCGGGTCAGCGCTCCAGCTTCGGTCTGATCGACTGGCCGTATGTAGAGGGGCTGCGTCTGGATGAAGCCATGCATCCATTGGCCATTCTGGCCGTCGGTATGTATGGCCGTGAACTGCCCAATCAGAATGGCGCGCCATTGCGACTGGTGGTGCCGTGGAAATATGGTTTCAAGAGCATCAAGTCGATCGTGCGCATCAGCCTGGTGAGTGAGCAACCGCAAACGACCTGGCAGAACATCGCCGCGCAGGAGTACGGCTTCTATGCCAATGTGAACCCGACCGTCGACCATCCCCGCTGGAGTCAGGCCCGCGAACGGCGTCTGCCCAGCGGGCTGTTCAGCCCCAATGTGCGCGAAACCCAGATGTTCAATGGCTACGCCGATGAGGTCGCCAGCCTTTATAGCAACCTCGATCTGCGGAAGAACTATTGA
- the ilvC gene encoding ketol-acid reductoisomerase, which produces MKVYYDKDCDLSIIQGKKVAIIGYGSQGHAQACNLKDSGVDVTVGLRKGSATVAKAEAHGLKVADVASAVAAADLVMILTPDEFQGALYKNEIEPNIKQGATLAFSHGFSIHYNQVVPRADLDVIMIAPKAPGHTVRTEFVKGGGIPDLIAVYQDASGNAKNVALSYASGVGGGRTGIIETTFKDETETDLFGEQAVLCGGTVELVKAGFETLVEAGYAPEMAYFECLHELKLIVDLMYEGGIANMNYSISNNAEYGEYVTGPEVINAESRQAMRNALKRIQDGEYAKMFISEGATGYPSMTAKRRNNAAHGIEVIGEQLRSMMPWIAANKIVDKAKN; this is translated from the coding sequence ATGAAAGTTTATTACGACAAAGACTGCGACCTCTCGATCATCCAGGGCAAGAAAGTGGCCATCATCGGCTACGGCTCCCAGGGCCACGCGCAAGCGTGCAACCTGAAGGATTCCGGCGTCGACGTCACCGTCGGTCTGCGTAAAGGCTCCGCTACCGTTGCCAAGGCCGAAGCCCATGGCCTGAAAGTCGCCGACGTGGCCTCTGCCGTCGCCGCTGCCGACCTGGTGATGATCCTGACCCCGGACGAATTCCAGGGCGCTCTGTACAAGAACGAGATCGAGCCGAACATCAAGCAGGGCGCTACCCTGGCGTTCTCCCACGGCTTCTCGATCCACTACAACCAGGTGGTTCCGCGTGCCGACCTCGACGTGATCATGATCGCGCCGAAGGCCCCGGGCCACACCGTACGCACCGAGTTCGTCAAAGGCGGCGGCATTCCTGACCTGATCGCCGTTTACCAGGACGCTTCCGGCAATGCCAAGAACGTCGCGCTGTCCTACGCTTCGGGCGTTGGCGGTGGCCGTACCGGCATCATCGAAACCACCTTCAAGGACGAAACCGAAACCGACCTGTTCGGCGAGCAGGCCGTTCTCTGCGGCGGTACCGTCGAGCTGGTCAAGGCCGGCTTCGAAACCCTGGTCGAAGCAGGCTATGCGCCGGAAATGGCCTACTTCGAGTGCCTGCACGAACTGAAGCTGATCGTCGACCTCATGTACGAAGGCGGTATCGCCAACATGAACTACTCGATCTCCAACAACGCCGAATACGGCGAATACGTGACCGGCCCGGAAGTCATCAACGCCGAATCCCGCCAGGCCATGCGCAATGCACTCAAGCGCATCCAGGACGGCGAATACGCCAAGATGTTCATTAGCGAAGGTGCCACCGGCTACCCATCGATGACCGCCAAGCGTCGTAACAACGCTGCTCACGGTATTGAAGTGATCGGTGAGCAACTGCGTTCGATGATGCCGTGGATCGCTGCCAACAAGATCGTCGACAAAGCCAAGAACTGA
- the pssA gene encoding CDP-diacylglycerol--serine O-phosphatidyltransferase yields the protein MSERPQEPKSSRDDDSLLPIDEHIEEGHDDEGRKVRHRGIYLLPNLFTTANLFAGFYSIINAMNGNFYVAAATVFVAMVLDGLDGRVARLTNTQSAFGAEYDSLSDMVAFGVAPALLAFEWALGSMGKVGWMVAFIYVAGAALRLARFNTQIGSVDKRYFIGLASPAAAGVVAGTVWAFSDFGIQGSNMSFVVAILVAAAGMLMVSNIKYNSFKNLDLKGRVPFVAILAVVLVFAVVFSDPPRILLLIFLAYAASGPIQYLLRLRRRKPME from the coding sequence ATGAGCGAGCGTCCGCAAGAGCCCAAATCGTCCCGGGACGATGACAGCTTACTGCCCATCGACGAGCATATTGAGGAAGGGCATGACGACGAGGGGCGCAAGGTGCGCCATCGCGGCATCTACCTGCTGCCCAATCTGTTCACCACCGCGAACCTGTTCGCCGGCTTCTATTCCATCATCAACGCCATGAACGGCAACTTCTACGTAGCCGCCGCCACGGTGTTCGTGGCCATGGTGCTGGACGGCCTGGATGGTCGCGTCGCCCGTCTGACCAATACCCAGAGCGCCTTTGGTGCCGAATACGATTCGCTGTCCGACATGGTCGCCTTCGGCGTGGCACCGGCGCTGCTGGCGTTCGAGTGGGCGCTGGGCAGCATGGGCAAAGTCGGCTGGATGGTCGCCTTCATCTATGTAGCGGGTGCTGCATTGCGCCTGGCGCGCTTCAATACCCAGATCGGCAGTGTCGACAAACGCTACTTCATTGGCCTGGCCAGCCCGGCAGCTGCTGGCGTGGTGGCCGGTACCGTATGGGCCTTCAGCGACTTCGGTATCCAAGGCTCCAACATGTCGTTCGTGGTCGCCATCCTGGTGGCTGCCGCCGGCATGCTGATGGTCAGCAATATCAAGTACAACAGCTTCAAGAACCTGGATCTGAAAGGCCGTGTGCCGTTCGTGGCCATTCTCGCTGTGGTGCTGGTGTTCGCCGTGGTGTTCAGCGATCCGCCGCGCATCCTGTTGCTGATCTTCCTGGCCTATGCCGCGTCCGGCCCGATTCAATATCTGCTGCGCCTGCGTCGTCGCAAGCCAATGGAGTGA
- a CDS encoding paraquat-inducible protein A, whose product MPESAAQQSLAEVPLTELVACHECDLLMRRPEIAEGERVECPRCGYELYNHRPQVIRRSLALVLAALLLYIPANFQPIMQMTMLGQTSHDTVWSGVLGLYDAGMQSIAVVVFLCSMAVPLLKLLCQLLVLLSICFKVGRGYGFLLYRIYHHMREWGMLEVYLIGILVSIVKLADIAELSVGFGLFCFIALLLVQVWLEVTMSPHQIWEALAGEDARARH is encoded by the coding sequence ATGCCCGAATCGGCTGCTCAACAGTCGTTAGCTGAAGTCCCTCTGACGGAGCTAGTCGCCTGCCACGAATGCGATCTGCTGATGCGTCGGCCCGAGATTGCCGAGGGTGAGCGCGTCGAGTGCCCACGCTGTGGCTATGAGCTGTATAACCACCGTCCCCAGGTGATACGCCGCAGCCTGGCCCTGGTGCTGGCTGCGCTACTTCTTTATATCCCCGCCAACTTCCAGCCGATCATGCAGATGACCATGCTCGGGCAGACCTCCCACGACACGGTATGGAGCGGGGTGCTGGGCCTGTACGACGCCGGCATGCAGAGCATCGCCGTGGTGGTGTTCCTGTGCAGCATGGCGGTTCCGCTGCTCAAGCTGCTCTGCCAGCTGTTGGTGCTCCTGAGCATCTGTTTCAAGGTCGGCCGCGGCTATGGTTTTCTGCTGTACCGCATTTACCACCATATGCGCGAATGGGGCATGCTCGAGGTCTATCTGATCGGCATCCTGGTCTCGATCGTCAAGCTGGCAGATATCGCCGAGCTGTCCGTCGGCTTCGGGCTGTTCTGCTTCATTGCGCTGCTGCTGGTGCAGGTGTGGCTGGAGGTGACCATGTCGCCCCACCAGATCTGGGAAGCCCTCGCCGGGGAGGACGCCCGTGCGCGCCATTGA